A genomic window from Prunus persica cultivar Lovell chromosome G2, Prunus_persica_NCBIv2, whole genome shotgun sequence includes:
- the LOC18785230 gene encoding protein FAR1-RELATED SEQUENCE 5, whose product METSSKISKNPLSGLGLECDLGNELMQLHVFGCKTVIRGAIIDLSMKGSGKMDKGLETSNGGCSDSGYLGGCERSSHRAPTTETGHMSVQHMVSQSSDDNDVDMIAPRKEYVMGKEFKTIELAEEYYMSYAKGIGFSVRKDKLVRNAKGKICRRRWCCSKEGLRNEKFNDRSDRIRPPKPITRENCSAHFWVGYEKKRDVYVVTNFEPHHNHQLVTPLESPYLRCNRVVRNSDLAQAVGMRRALVRTCQTYEYMVDQCGGYLNVGFQIKDLYNKLDASRREILLDGDTEAALSYLKAKGAMDPEFFCKFSVDEENRLGNLFWRDSTSLLDYIAYGDVLIFDSTYKTNVYDKPLVLFDETFETYKWLLETFMASMKDKKPISILTDGDEAMRKAIDDVFPMSNHRLCSWHVSRNAQNNLKDDELVRNFQACIWEPFALDEFEKKWEVLRERVSTPKQKEWLEMMYAKSDSWAESCLRGKFFGGMCTTQRVESMNKYVKDYLRKGVKLLECILAIDRAMLRLRNTTAKDGFNAKYSTPVLKTALTKLEQQASLIYTHRCFVLVRQEIESCSALIHDNVMHNFGGRVYVLSKYGEPLNKWTCVYHGGEQIRIQCGCRKYESEEIPCCHLFYVMKCEHLTKIPPALIMKRWTKSAQTDTCREFISKGEDTTKEVVEMARYGSLSAMSNKVCFYASKSANGYAMLTNEFSRWEGICEGLRQKEEETSLKLGSAEQCPSNIVKDPNIVKTKGSQARQGGTRKRRQCQLCRGYGHTKRNCSQRNLHPSRNAGVNIPSGTESYQYSSDKGPSPDISYSYPSQTISQCRSNNVVDFSGSDSFSTADPTGSTPNSDDGFSFDNGEPNSLCTSSTQNNCSFGTWFTCKNSHEM is encoded by the exons ATGGAAACATCAAGTAAGATTTCAAAGAACCCTCTTTCTGGTTTAGGACTTGAATGTGATTTGGGTAATGAGTtgatgcaattgcatgttttTGGTTGCAAAACAGTTATACGTGGTGCAATTATTGACCTGA GCATGAAGGGGTCTGGTAAGATGGACAAGGGTCTAGAGACATCAAATGGTGGTTGTAGTGATTCAGGGTATCTGGGTGGTTGTGAAAGGTCGAGTCATAGGGCACCGACAACAGAGACTGGGCATATGTCGGTCCAACATATGGTTAGTCAAAGCAGTGATGATAATGATGTTGACATGATTGCACCGAGGAAAGAATATGTTATGGGAAAAGAGTTTAAAACGATAGAATTAGCAGAAGAATATTATATGAGTTATGCAAAGGGCATTGGATTTAGCGTGAGAAAAGACAAATTGGTGCGAAATGCGAAAGGGAAAATATGTAGGAGACGGTGGTGTTGTTCTAAAGAAGGTTTGAGAAATGAGAAGTTTAATGATCGATCAGATAGGATTCGACCACCAAAGCCAATTACAAGAGAGAATTGTTCTGCCCATTTTTGGGTGGGTTATGAGAAGAAACGTGACGTTTACGTCGTTACAAATTTTGAACCACATCACAATCATCAACTAGTTACTCCACTTGAATCACCATATCTCCGATGTAACCGTGTTGTTCGAAATTCTGATTTAGCACAAGCAGTGGGAATGCGAAGAGCATTGGTTAGAACATGTCAAACATATGAGTATATGGTCGACCAATGTGGCGGGTATTTAAATGTTGGTTTTCAAATAAAGGATCTGTACAATAAGTTGGATGCATCACGGAGGGAAATTTTGCTCGACGGTGACACAGAAGCTGCACTATCTTACTTGAAAGCGAAAGGAGCAATGGATCCAGAATTCTTTTGTAAGTTCAGTGTTGACGAGGAAAATAGGCTTGGTAATTTGTTTTGGAGGGACTCCACTTCACTTTTGGATTACATTGCCTATGGGGACGTCCTCATATTTGACAGCACGTACAAAACAAATGTTTATGACAAGCCCCTAGTGTTGTTT GACGAGACATTTGAAACTTACAAGTGGTTATTAGAAACATTCATGGCATCCATGAAAGATAAGAAgccaatatcaatattgacggATGGCGATGAGGCAATGCGTAAAGCCATTGATGATGTGTTTCCCATGTCTAACCATCGGTTGTGCTCATGGCATGTGTCAAGGAATGCACAAAATAACTTGAAGGATGATGAATTGGTAAGAAATTTTCAGGCATGTATTTGGGAACCATTTGCATTGGACGAGTTTGAGAAGAAATGGGAGGTTCTAAGGGAAAGAGTGAGTACTccgaaacaaaaagaatggtTGGAAATGATGTATGCAAAAAGTGACTCATGGGCTGAATCATGTTTGAGAGGAAAGTTTTTCGGTGGTATGTGCACCACTCAACGTGTGGAGTCTATGAACAAGTATGTGAAAGATTACTTGAGGAAAGGTGTGAAGTTGCTTGAATGTATTCTAGCAATTGATAGAGCTATGTTACGTCTTAGGAATACCACGGCAAAGGATGGTTTCAATGCAAAGTACTCAACACCAGTCCTTAAAACCGCATTGACAAAACTCGAGCAACAAGCTTCTTTGATTTACACGCATAGATGCTTTGTATTGGTTCGTCAGGAGATCGAATCTTGTTCAGCACTCATCCATGATAATGTGATGCATAATTTTGGAGGTCGTGTATACGTATTGTCAAAATATGGTGAACCGCTTAATAAATGGACTTGTGTTTACCACGGTGGGGAACAGATACGGATACAGTGTGGATGTCGGAAATATGAAAGTGAAGAGATCCCGTGTTGCCACCTGTTTTATGTAATGAAGTGCGAGCACCTTACGAAAATTCCTCCAGCACTCATAATGAAGAGATGGACAAAGAGTGCCCAAACTGATACATGTAGGGAATTTATCAGCAAAGGCGAAGACACTACCAAGGAAGTTGTAGAAATGGCGAGGTATGGAAGTTTAAGTGCTATGtcaaacaaagtttgtttttaTGCATCAAAGAGTGCAAATGGTTATGCCATGTTGACGAATGAGTTTAGTAGATGGGAGGGAATTTGTGAAGGCTTACGgcaaaaggaagaagagacGAGTCTGAAATTGGGTAGCGCTGAACAATGTCCTTCAAATATTGTGAAAGATCCAAATATCGTTAAGACAAAAGGCAGTCAAGCAAGGCAGGGTGGAACGCGCAAGCGTCGACAATGTCAATTGTGTCGCGGATATGGACATACAAAGCGTAATTGCTCTCAAAGAAACTTGCATCCAAGTAGAAATGCAGGTGTGAATATCCCATCAGGTACTGAAAGCTATCAGTATAGTTCTGATAAAGGGCCGTCCCCGGACATTAGCTACAGTTATCCTAGTCAAACGATTTCTCAATGTAGAAGCAACAATGTGGTTGATTTCTCTGGTTCTGATAGTTTTTCTACTGCAGACCCAACCGGTTCTACCCCTAACAGTGACGATGGTTTCTCATTCGACAATGGTGAACCTAATTCCCTATGTACTAGTTCAACCCAAAACAATTGTAGTTTTGGAACTTGGTTTACATGTAAAAATTCACATGAAATGTAG